In a single window of the Coffea eugenioides isolate CCC68of chromosome 3, Ceug_1.0, whole genome shotgun sequence genome:
- the LOC113764731 gene encoding ATP-citrate synthase beta chain protein 2 — MATGQLFSKTTQALFYNYKQLPIQRMLDFDFLSGRETPSVAGIISPGAEGFQKLFFGQEEIAIPVHSTIEAACAAHPTADVFINFASFRSAASSSMSALKQPTIKVVAIIAEGVPEADSKQLIAYARSNNKVVIGPATVGGIQAGAFKIGDTAGTIDNIIQCKLYRPGSVGFVSKSGGMSNELYNTIARVTDGIYEGIAIGGDVFPGSTLSDHVLRFNNIPQVKMMVVLGELGGRDEYSLVEALKQGKINKPVVAWVSGTCARLFKSEVQFGHAGAKSGGEMESAQAKNQALKDAGAVVPSSYEAFESAIKETFDKLAQDGKIAPVKEVTPPQIPEDLNTAIKSGKVRAPTHVISTISDDRGEEPCYAGVPMSSIVEQGFGVGDVISLLWFKRSLPRYCSRFIEICIMLCADHGPCVSGAHNTIVTARAGKDLVSSLVSGLLTIGPRFGGAIDDAARYFKDAYDRNLTPYEFVEGMKKKGIRVPGIGHRIKRGDNRDKRVELLQRYARENFPSVKYMEYAVQVETYTLSKANNLVLNVDGAIGSLFLDLLAGSGMFTKQEIDEIVEIGYLNGLFVLARSIGLIGHTFDQKRLKQPLYRHPWEDVLYTK; from the exons ATGGCTACTGGGCAGCTTTTCTCCAAGACTACACAAGCATTATTCTACAATTACAAGCAGCTTCCAATCCAGCGGATGCTGGACTTTGACTTCCTTTCTG GGAGAGAAACACCTTCTGTCGCTGGTATTATAAGTCCTGGTGCAGAAGGTTTCCAGAAGCTTTTTTTCGGTCAGGAGGAAATTGCAATCCCAGTACACTCCAC CATTGAAGCCGCTTGTGCTGCGCATCCCACTGCTGATGTTTTCATAAACTTTGCGTCATTTAGAAG TGCTGCTTCTTCATCAATGTCTGCGCTTAAGCAGCCAACTATTAAAGTTGTTGCTATCATAGCTGAAGGTGTCCCTGAGGCAGATAGCAAGCAGTTGATTGCTTATGCACGGTCAAACAATAAG GTTGTTATTGGCCCAGCTACAGTTGGAGGTATCCAAGCTGGAGCTTTTAAAATTGGTGACACTGCTGGAACAATCGATAATATTATTCAGTGCAAGCTCTACAGGCCTGGATCTGTTGGCTTTGTCTCAAAATCT GGGGGCATGTCCAATGAATTGTACAATACAATTGCCCGTGTCACGGACGGCATTTATGAAG GTATTGCAATCGGAGGAGATGTATTTCCTGGGTCAACACTTTCTGATCACGTTCTGCGGTTTAACAACATTCCCCAG GTTAAAATGATGGTTGTTCTTGGGGAACTTGGCGGGAGAGATGAATATTCTTTAGTTGAGGCCCTCAAACAGGGTAAAATTAACAAGCCTGTAGTTGCTTGGGTCAGCGGCACTTGTGCAAGGCTTTTCAAGTCTGAAGTACAATTTGGTCATGCG GGCGCAAAGAGTGGTGGTGAGATGGAATCTGCACAGGCAAAGAACCAAGCACTCAAGGATGCTGGTGCTGTCGTTCCCTCCTCATATGAAGCATTTGAGAGTGCTATTAAAGAAACTTTTGATAAATTG GCTCAAGATGGCAAGATTGCTCCTGTAAAGGAAGTGACGCCTCCACAAATTCCAGAGGATCTTAACACAGCAATCAAGAGTGGCAAAGTTCGGGCTCCTACTCATGTCATTTCCACCATCTCTGATGACAGAG GTGAAGAGCCATGCTATGCTGGTGTTCCAATGTCCTCCATTGTTGAACAGGGATTTGGTGTTGGTGATGTCATTTCTCTGTTGTGGTTCAAACGAAGTCTTCCCCGTTATTGCTCTCGTTTTATTGAG ATTTGCATCATGTTGTGTGCGGACCATGGCCCCTGTGTCTCTGGTGCTCACAACACCATTGTAACCGCCAGAGCAGGAAAAGATCTTGTGTCCAGCCTTGTTTCTG GTTTACTGACTATTGGTCCCCGATTTGGTGGGGCTATTGATGATGCTGCTCGGTACTTTAAGGATGCTTATGACAGG AATCTGACACCTTATGAATTTGTGGAGGGCATGAAAAAGAAAGGCATTCGGGTGCCAGGAATTGGACATAG GATCAAGAGAGGAGACAACAGAGATAAGAGAGTTGAACTGCTACAACGGTATGCACGTGAAAACTTCCCTTCAGTGAAATACATGGAATACGCAGTCCAGGTTGAAACCTACACACTCTCAAAGGCAAACAACCTTGTCCTTAATGTGGATGGTGCCATTGGGTCTTTATTCCTGGATCTGCTTGCTGGAAGCGGAATGTTCACCAAACAAGAAATTGACGAGATCGTTGAGATTGGTTACCTGAATGGGCTGTTTGTGCTTGCCCGTTCTATTGGTCTAATTGG GCATACATTTGACCAGAAGAGATTGAAACAGCCACTGTACCGCCATCCTTGGGAAGATGTTCTCTACACCAAGTGA
- the LOC113764894 gene encoding uncharacterized protein LOC113764894 — MHSRKNWDKASSSSASDQFINTVKGSNGSETGNSIYEGNEKYYSGDNIVRCYCQEQCRIVTAWTEANPSRRFHGCRNYGKRGACRFFLWYDPPIPQKMKNIMGALLRDLRSVERENAALLIEMNKLKAKVKILFIICICFGVLLVFILGGKERKKQGLLELKMLQ, encoded by the exons ATGCATTCGAGAAAGAATTGGGACAAAGCATCCTCAAGCTCAGCCAGTGATCAATTTATTAACACCGTCAAAGGATCAAATGGTTCAGAAACAGGAAACTCGATTTATGAAGGAAACGAGAAATACTACAGTGGAGACAACATCGTGCGATGCTATTGCCAAGAACAATGCCGAATTGTGACTGCTTGGACAGAGGCAAATCCATCAAGAAGGTTTCATGGTTGCAGAAATTATGGG AAACGTGGTGCTTGCAGATTTTTTTTGTGGTATGATCCACCCATACCCCAAAAGATGAAAAATATAATGGGTGCACTTTTAAGGGACCTGAGAAGTGTTGAGAGAGAAAACGCAGCATTATTGATTGAAATGAACAAGTTGAAggcaaaagtgaaaatattgttTATAATTTGTATCTGTTTTGgcgttttacttgtttttatacTTGGAGGCaaggaaaggaagaaacaagGTTTGCTGGAATTGAAGATGTTGCAGTAG